One Setaria viridis chromosome 3, Setaria_viridis_v4.0, whole genome shotgun sequence DNA window includes the following coding sequences:
- the LOC117848959 gene encoding uncharacterized protein: MRALAHPRLGPSAAVRSTSDGPRRSTLLPPALPFPAARLRFRRPPESSSPTTRRSRAMPPPTEAAAAGGAAGGSFPELTCPADFAAVAAPGGRISVVGFGSLLSERSARSTFPELEGFRVAALRGFRRVFAHSAPIFFERGIAVEATKEFSSLSVEPCGGELIVVTVFEINEEEVPAFIEREHEFRFLVVVPEGLDGVPFTNRAVVCARYSDEEYFQERCQGSKEIYNQRYGRYNIDKIWRDDILPCRLYLRHCVLAAKNLGEPAYSNFLDHTYLGDRKTTIREYLASTGAGIMEEEPPESLKSRYGG; encoded by the exons ATGCGCGCTCTTGCGCATCCTCGCCTGGGGCCATCCGCAGCCGTCCGATCAACATCGGACGGTCCCCGACGCTCCACCCTTCTCCCACCTGCTCTCCCCTTCCCCGCTGCCCGCCTCCGtttccgccgcccgccggagtcCTCGTCGCCGACCACTCGCCGGAGCCGGGCCATGCCTCCTCCCACTGAGGCGGCCGCagccggtggcgccgccggcggctcctTCCCCGAGCTCACTTGCCCCGCTGacttcgccgccgtcgccgcccccggcgGCCGAATCTCCGTCGTAGGCTTCGGCTCCCTCCTCTCCG AGCGGAGCGCGAGGAGCACGTTCCCGGAACTGGAGGGCTTCCGCGTGGCGGCACTGCGGGGGTTCCGGCGGGTCTTCGCCCACTCCGCACCCATCTTCTTCGAGCGCGGCATCGCCGTCGAGGCCACCAAG GAATTCTCAAGCTTAAGCGTGGAGCCATGTGGGGGGGAACTGATAGTAGTCACTGTTTTCGAAATCAATGAGGAGGAG GTGCCAGCATTTATCGAGAGGGAACATGAGTTTAGATTTCTTGTG GTCGTTCCTGAAGGATTGGATGGAGTGCCTTTTACAAATCGGGCA GTTGTCTGTGCACGCTACAGCGATGAAGAATATTTCCAGGAGAGATGCCAAG GAAGCAAGGAAATATATAACCAGCGCTATGGACGTTACAACATTGATAAAATATGGAGAGATGATATTTTACCATGTCGTTTATACCTTAGACATTG TGTTCTCGCTGCGAAAAATCTGGGAGAACCAGCATACAGCAACTTCTTAGACCACACTTATCTTGGCGACCGGAAAACCACAATAAGAGAATATTTGGCCAGTACTGGAGCTGGCATCATGGAAGAGGAACCTCCTGAATCGCTCAAAAGCCGCTACGGTGGCTGA
- the LOC117848958 gene encoding probable protein phosphatase 2C 48 translates to MRQISSLLQGLARSLSVGRERRGDGGGGEGKAAAPAVLRSSGTVWGEGSETFAAVCSRRGEKGTNQDCSIVWEGFGCQEDTIFCGIFDGHGPWGHYVAKAVRDSLPPSLLCHWQEALTLASLIDGEKRLSDCRFDLWKQSYVAACAAVDDELRRSRRLDAVYSGCTALSVVKQGDLMVIANVGDSRAVLATTSDDGTVAAVQLTVDFKPNLPQEKERIRRCNGQVYCLADEPGVYRVWKPTQDSPGLAMSRAFGDYSVKDYGVISAPEVTQRRISSRDQFAILATDGVWDVLSNEEAVQIVAGTPERGKAAKRLVECAVRAWRRKRRGIAVDDCSAICLFFHSPPS, encoded by the exons ATGCGGCAGATCTCATCGCTGCTGCAGGGCCTGGCCCGGTCGCTGTcggtggggagggagaggagaggggacggcggcggcggcgaaggcaaggccgccgcgccggcggtgcTGAGGTCGTCCGGCACGGTGTGGGGCGAGGGCTCGGAGACGTTCGCCGCCGTCTGCTCGCGACGCGGCGAGAAGGGCACCAACCAGGACTGCTCCATCGTCTGGGAG GGATTCGGGTGCCAGGAGGACACCATCTTCTGCGGTATCTTCGACGGGCACGGCCCGTGGGGCCACTACGTGGCCAAGGCCGTGCGCGactcgctgccgccgtcgctgctGTGCCACTGGCAGGAGGCCCTCACGCTGGCGTCGCTCATCGACGGCGAGAAGAGGCTCAGCGACTGCCGGTTCGACCTCTGGAAGCAGTCCTACGTGGCCGCCTGCGCCGCTGTCGACGACGAgctccgccgcagccgccgcctcgACGCTGTCTACAGCGGCTGCACCGCGCTGTCCGTCGTCAAGCAGGGGGACCTCATGGTCATCGCCAACGTCGGCGACTCCCGGGCTGTCCTGGCAACCACGTCCGACGACggcaccgtcgccgccgtccagctCACCGTCGACTTCAAGCCCAACCTGCCTC AGGAGAAGGAGCGTATCCGGCGGTGCAACGGCCAGGTGTACTGCCTCGCCGACGAGCCTGGCGTGTACCGTGTCTGGAAGCCCACCCAGGACTCGCCGGGGCTCGCCATGTCGCGCGCCTTCGGCGACTACTCCGTCAAGGACTACGGCGTCATCTCGGCGCCGGAGGTGACGCAGAGGAGGATCAGCAGCAGGGACCAGTTCGCCATCCTCGCCACCGACGGG GTGTGGGACGTGCTCTCGAACGAGGAGGCCGTGCAGATCGTGGCGGGGACGCCGGAGAGGGGGAAGGCGGCGAAGCGGCTGGTTGAGTGCGCCGTCCGCGCGTGGAGGCGCAAGCGGCGGGGCATCGCCGTCGACGACTGCTCGGCGATCTGCCTCTTCTTCCACTCGCCACCGTCGTAG